The proteins below are encoded in one region of Shewanella putrefaciens:
- a CDS encoding glutathione S-transferase family protein, which yields MDLYIGNKNYSSWSLRAWLMAAKSGVQFNEVLLQLDTDSFYQRLKTVSPTLKVPTLVDGTITVWDSLSICEYINDTYLSGTAWPQDPKQKAKARSLACEMHSGFSAVRNALPMNIRASRYVELTDAVRKDIERIDAIWSAQMAEFAPSNTEGTWLFGAWSIADMMFAPVVMRFITYGIEVSQASRAYMQHVLSCPEMQAWIIAAKAETEIVEADEAGIDR from the coding sequence ATGGATCTTTATATAGGCAATAAAAATTACTCTAGCTGGTCACTGCGGGCTTGGTTAATGGCTGCAAAATCAGGCGTGCAGTTCAACGAAGTATTACTGCAACTCGATACCGACAGCTTCTATCAAAGGCTTAAAACAGTCTCCCCAACCTTAAAAGTCCCTACTCTGGTTGACGGTACTATCACAGTCTGGGATTCGCTGTCGATTTGCGAATACATCAATGATACTTATCTGTCAGGAACGGCTTGGCCACAGGATCCCAAGCAAAAAGCCAAAGCCAGATCCCTCGCCTGTGAAATGCATTCTGGCTTTAGCGCGGTACGTAATGCCTTACCTATGAATATACGCGCCAGCCGTTATGTTGAACTTACCGATGCTGTCCGTAAAGACATTGAGCGTATTGATGCGATTTGGTCAGCACAAATGGCCGAGTTTGCCCCATCAAATACAGAAGGTACTTGGTTATTCGGCGCTTGGTCGATTGCCGATATGATGTTTGCCCCAGTGGTGATGCGCTTTATCACCTACGGCATTGAAGTATCACAGGCAAGCCGCGCTTATATGCAGCATGTGCTCAGTTGCCCAGAAATGCAG